Proteins from a single region of Candidatus Hydrogenedentota bacterium:
- a CDS encoding PrsW family intramembrane metalloprotease has translation MTKKDPHSIRNEPFYGDAFQQSKDSVYQEPGFHVAPAVTRNEERALHTVWDEPTLRAGGAMLPPEAFTYSAWYEEQLARTPAWKSWATLLALAVCGGPFAILATLATTMTDGMAGGLIYLIVIGPAIEEMMKIGAALLILENRPWLFRNGMQTVIAAASAGLLFAVVENLLYIHVYNPEGTESFRLWRWTVCTALHTGTSTIAGLGLMRMWSKATAPARSEAGIEFQRPQVLDAYPYILTAVVIHGAYNGFAVVMSWATDWI, from the coding sequence TTGACTAAGAAAGACCCCCACTCCATACGGAATGAGCCCTTCTACGGGGACGCCTTCCAGCAATCGAAGGACTCCGTCTACCAGGAACCCGGCTTTCACGTCGCACCCGCCGTAACGCGCAATGAGGAGCGCGCGCTCCACACCGTGTGGGACGAGCCCACGCTGCGCGCCGGTGGCGCGATGCTCCCGCCCGAGGCCTTCACCTATTCGGCGTGGTATGAAGAACAGCTCGCCCGGACGCCCGCTTGGAAAAGCTGGGCCACGCTCCTGGCCCTGGCCGTTTGCGGCGGCCCCTTCGCCATTCTCGCCACGCTGGCCACCACGATGACCGACGGCATGGCCGGCGGCCTGATCTATCTCATCGTCATCGGACCAGCCATTGAGGAGATGATGAAGATCGGCGCGGCCCTCCTCATCCTGGAAAATCGCCCCTGGCTCTTTCGCAACGGAATGCAAACGGTCATCGCCGCCGCGTCCGCCGGGCTACTCTTTGCCGTGGTGGAAAATCTCCTCTACATCCACGTCTACAATCCCGAGGGCACCGAGAGCTTTCGCCTCTGGCGCTGGACCGTCTGCACCGCGCTCCACACCGGCACCAGCACGATAGCGGGCTTGGGCCTGATGCGCATGTGGAGCAAGGCCACAGCCCCCGCACGATCAGAAGCCGGCATCGAATTCCAGCGCCCCCAGGTGCTGGACGCCTATCCCTACATCCTCACGGCAGTGGTCATCCACGGTGCCTACAATGGGTTCGCAGTCGTGATGTCGTGGGCTACGGACTGGATTTGA
- a CDS encoding phosphate-starvation-inducible PsiE family protein, producing the protein MEQNRFEAILMIGIRIIERAVVLSLLGMMLITIVISTVELGIIMYEQIVAPPFLFLDIDNLLEIFGFFLMVLIGLELFETIRIYLEENTVHVEVVMLVAIVAVSRKIIIIDYKEVEPMMNFSIATLVIALCAGYYLIKKMMQETRKPDTAKSIGDDKPTVL; encoded by the coding sequence ATGGAACAGAATCGCTTTGAAGCCATCCTCATGATCGGAATTCGCATAATCGAACGGGCCGTGGTGCTTTCACTGCTCGGGATGATGCTCATCACGATTGTCATATCCACCGTCGAGCTGGGCATTATCATGTATGAGCAGATTGTTGCCCCGCCATTCTTGTTTCTGGATATCGACAATCTCCTGGAGATTTTCGGCTTCTTCCTCATGGTGCTCATCGGCCTGGAGCTCTTCGAAACCATCCGCATCTATCTCGAAGAGAACACCGTGCACGTCGAAGTCGTCATGCTTGTGGCTATCGTCGCCGTATCGCGCAAGATCATCATCATCGACTACAAAGAGGTTGAGCCCATGATGAACTTCAGCATAGCGACGCTTGTGATAGCGCTCTGCGCCGGGTATTACCTGATTAAGAAAATGATGCAGGAAACGCGCAAGCCCGACACCGCAAAGTCGATCGGGGACGACAAGCCCACGGTGCTCTGA
- a CDS encoding serine/threonine protein kinase produces MKPEEQDGSETEARGVREDAFDDVFTGNLPTEIPDPVENDTDDWENAPTRAFSLLDSAPVPHPTDQAFLLTRSDAEPETIFDAESRANARAPREMKIAREGDGKKLPEGYVINERFEIRRCLGSGRVGTVYLVDDLRLKDKKALKLMHPALIDSEEASRRFIAEIKTLQGLSHEHIVRVYDFGLTEPGGLSFFTMEFVDGISLAQLLKKKGGRLPVDKALGLIAQVLDTLAYAHEHGTHRHLTPINVMVRATGRIALLNFGLSTTHSSSGLPVEQTHFELDYYQAPEQRENAGAVDTRTDLYAVSAILYQMLCGEVPLTDALPPSRVHPEVPRSLDRVVMRGLAEKPEDRFQSASEMKEALERAGRARKSSVLWVGLGILGLLAGAAAAWFLLG; encoded by the coding sequence ATGAAGCCAGAAGAACAGGACGGATCGGAGACCGAAGCGCGCGGTGTGCGCGAAGATGCCTTTGACGACGTGTTCACCGGCAATCTCCCCACGGAGATCCCCGATCCCGTGGAGAATGACACGGATGACTGGGAAAATGCGCCCACCCGAGCCTTTTCCCTGCTGGATTCGGCCCCCGTACCCCATCCGACGGATCAGGCATTCCTGCTGACGCGCTCCGACGCGGAGCCCGAAACCATTTTCGACGCCGAATCCCGCGCAAACGCGCGCGCGCCCCGCGAAATGAAAATTGCCCGCGAAGGCGACGGAAAGAAGCTGCCGGAGGGCTATGTCATCAATGAACGCTTCGAGATCCGGCGTTGCCTGGGCTCCGGGCGCGTGGGCACGGTCTATCTCGTGGATGATCTGCGCCTGAAGGACAAGAAGGCCCTGAAATTGATGCATCCGGCGCTGATCGACAGCGAGGAGGCCTCCAGACGCTTTATCGCCGAAATCAAGACCCTGCAGGGCCTCTCCCACGAGCACATCGTACGCGTTTACGACTTCGGTCTCACGGAGCCGGGCGGTCTTTCTTTTTTCACAATGGAGTTCGTGGACGGCATCTCGCTGGCCCAGCTCTTGAAGAAGAAGGGCGGTCGGCTTCCCGTGGACAAGGCGCTCGGCCTGATTGCCCAGGTACTCGACACCCTGGCCTATGCCCACGAACACGGTACCCACCGCCACCTCACCCCCATCAATGTGATGGTCCGCGCAACCGGGCGAATCGCCTTGCTCAACTTCGGCCTCTCCACCACCCACAGCAGCTCCGGTCTGCCCGTGGAGCAGACCCACTTCGAACTGGACTACTACCAGGCGCCGGAGCAACGCGAAAATGCCGGCGCCGTCGACACCCGGACCGACCTCTACGCTGTGAGCGCGATTCTTTACCAGATGCTCTGCGGTGAAGTGCCGCTGACCGATGCCCTGCCCCCCTCGCGTGTGCACCCGGAGGTGCCCCGTTCCCTGGACCGGGTGGTGATGCGGGGCCTGGCCGAGAAACCGGAGGATCGCTTCCAGTCCGCCTCAGAAATGAAGGAGGCCCTGGAGCGGGCCGGGCGCGCGCGGAAATCATCCGTGCTGTGGGTGGGCCTCGGTATACTGGGACTGCTGGCCGGGGCCGCCGCGGCGTGGTTCCTCCTCGGCTGA
- a CDS encoding methyltransferase domain-containing protein — protein MHEFSTEPSIQRPVRARTEAAPAIQRMVEAQLINPKHEILVFGCGRGIDVAWLQRRKFDVRGYDPHVPFGFSQTPTDKFDLVMMVYLMTRLKTDDARKAAIAQAFAHVRPGGHLLIASRHWAQFSGGGAGEEAGLAYFTELLERCDTDQIGALAIKSEDNALAIMARRAGTYRPRFPIAWVDDPAEMARVCDSLRGEAMVALDVETTLDEPRVLCTVQLGIANQSWIIDALAMKDLSPLKALMEDDNVEKVIHNAFFEEQMLGKHGIRIHNVFDTLHHSRSKHKKSPGLSHKLGDVCERELGIYLDKSNQTSDWTLRPLAEDQLLYAAIDVEVLVDLYPVFKPPKPPVNLELFLG, from the coding sequence ATGCACGAATTCTCCACAGAACCCTCTATACAACGCCCGGTCCGGGCCCGCACCGAAGCCGCCCCCGCTATCCAGCGCATGGTGGAAGCCCAGCTCATCAACCCAAAACACGAAATCCTGGTCTTCGGCTGCGGACGTGGAATCGATGTGGCCTGGCTCCAGCGGCGAAAGTTCGATGTGCGGGGCTATGACCCCCATGTGCCCTTTGGATTCAGCCAGACTCCAACGGACAAATTCGACCTGGTGATGATGGTCTATCTGATGACGCGCCTGAAGACCGACGATGCCCGAAAGGCGGCCATCGCCCAGGCCTTCGCCCATGTGCGCCCCGGAGGCCACCTGCTGATCGCCAGCCGGCATTGGGCTCAGTTCTCCGGCGGCGGCGCGGGAGAAGAAGCCGGGCTGGCCTATTTCACCGAGCTCCTGGAGCGCTGCGACACCGACCAGATCGGCGCGCTCGCCATCAAATCCGAGGACAACGCCCTCGCCATCATGGCCCGGCGCGCCGGCACCTATCGGCCCCGATTCCCCATCGCCTGGGTGGACGACCCCGCCGAGATGGCGCGCGTCTGCGATTCACTCCGCGGCGAGGCCATGGTCGCGCTCGACGTGGAAACGACCCTCGACGAGCCCCGCGTCCTCTGCACCGTCCAGTTGGGCATCGCCAATCAGTCGTGGATCATTGATGCCCTCGCGATGAAAGACTTGTCGCCCCTTAAGGCCCTCATGGAAGACGACAATGTCGAAAAGGTCATCCACAATGCCTTCTTCGAAGAGCAGATGCTCGGAAAGCACGGTATCCGCATTCACAACGTATTCGACACGCTGCACCACTCCCGGAGCAAACACAAAAAATCGCCCGGGCTCAGCCATAAGCTCGGCGATGTGTGTGAACGTGAACTCGGTATCTATCTGGACAAGTCCAACCAGACTTCCGACTGGACCCTCCGCCCCCTCGCCGAAGACCAACTGCTCTATGCGGCCATTGACGTCGAGGTGCTTGTCGATCTCTATCCTGTTTTCAAACCCCCGAAGCCCCCCGTCAATCTGGAGCTCTTTCTGGGCTGA
- a CDS encoding dihydrodipicolinate synthase family protein: MKFKVEGIISAMVTPFTTGGEFVDFDKVAPLAAHLEKKGAGGLFPCGTTGEGLLCSTEERKTILEEVVGAVTKKCRVIAHTGAFDTATTVELTRHAQKAGAAAAAVVAPGFYGYDARALQAFYETVADAVPGFPVLLYNIPSCAKNELSADLIKTLASSRENIVGIKDSSGSMTFLTRLFNECPKDFAIINGADEHGFQAILAGCKAVVSGSSNAYIDIYVDIYNQIKKGNLKKAWQSQLKLEKACRLFTYGGGLAGLKHIMKFRTLDAGFVRPPQRELDNAEKKRIETGLSEQGLI, encoded by the coding sequence ATGAAGTTCAAGGTCGAAGGTATTATCTCCGCCATGGTGACCCCGTTTACCACGGGCGGCGAATTCGTCGATTTCGACAAGGTCGCCCCGCTGGCGGCCCATCTGGAAAAAAAGGGCGCAGGCGGTCTCTTCCCCTGTGGAACCACCGGTGAAGGGCTCCTCTGCTCCACCGAGGAACGAAAAACCATCCTCGAAGAAGTCGTGGGGGCCGTCACAAAGAAATGCCGCGTCATCGCCCACACCGGCGCTTTCGACACCGCGACCACGGTCGAACTCACCCGCCACGCACAAAAAGCGGGTGCCGCAGCGGCAGCCGTCGTCGCCCCCGGATTCTACGGGTACGACGCCCGCGCACTGCAAGCTTTCTACGAGACCGTTGCCGACGCCGTGCCCGGGTTCCCCGTTCTCCTGTACAACATCCCCAGTTGCGCCAAGAACGAGCTCTCCGCCGACCTCATCAAGACGCTCGCCTCCTCCCGCGAAAACATCGTCGGCATCAAGGACAGCTCCGGAAGCATGACCTTCCTGACCCGCCTCTTCAACGAATGCCCCAAAGACTTCGCCATCATTAACGGCGCGGACGAACACGGCTTTCAGGCGATCCTTGCCGGATGCAAAGCCGTCGTCTCCGGCTCCTCAAACGCCTATATCGACATCTACGTAGACATCTACAATCAGATCAAGAAGGGCAACCTCAAGAAAGCCTGGCAATCCCAGCTCAAACTCGAAAAGGCCTGCCGCCTCTTCACCTATGGCGGCGGACTCGCCGGCCTCAAGCACATCATGAAGTTCCGCACCCTCGACGCCGGCTTCGTTCGCCCCCCGCAGCGCGAGCTCGACAACGCCGAGAAGAAGCGCATAGAAACCGGCCTCAGCGAACAGGGCCTCATCTAA
- a CDS encoding ankyrin repeat domain-containing protein, producing the protein MKHLSNFGLAGLLLAFGGCVTPEVRYETIHDAASEGKPHDIAALLDEGVSVNQRGDHGMTPLHSAAAWGSADIMEYLLSRGADINAVNDWGLTPLHIAAARCHEQDVAFLLAHGASVNAITQAGWTPLHYAAARGDAEEVAQLIDAGGDLNAVNHTGDTALHRAARNASDAVVRVLMERGADKTIKNKNGETAADAARHEGHENIAVLLEQ; encoded by the coding sequence ATGAAGCACCTCAGCAATTTCGGTCTGGCCGGGCTCCTCCTCGCCTTCGGCGGATGTGTCACCCCCGAAGTCCGCTATGAGACGATCCACGATGCGGCCAGCGAGGGCAAACCCCACGACATCGCGGCGCTGCTGGATGAAGGCGTCTCCGTCAATCAGCGGGGCGACCACGGCATGACGCCGCTCCACTCCGCCGCGGCCTGGGGCAGCGCCGATATCATGGAATATCTCCTGAGTCGGGGCGCCGATATCAACGCCGTCAACGACTGGGGACTCACGCCCCTCCATATTGCCGCCGCGCGCTGCCACGAGCAGGATGTGGCCTTTCTGCTGGCCCACGGCGCAAGCGTCAATGCCATCACGCAGGCCGGCTGGACGCCGCTCCACTATGCGGCCGCCCGGGGTGACGCGGAGGAGGTCGCCCAGCTTATCGACGCGGGCGGCGACCTGAATGCCGTCAACCACACCGGCGACACCGCGCTCCACCGCGCGGCCCGCAACGCCAGCGACGCGGTTGTCCGCGTGCTCATGGAGCGCGGCGCCGACAAGACCATCAAGAACAAGAACGGCGAGACTGCGGCCGATGCCGCCCGGCACGAAGGGCACGAGAACATCGCGGTGCTGCTGGAGCAATAG
- a CDS encoding NapC/NirT family cytochrome c, whose product MAKAEKGWIGALTHLIWRNWITLFGSSLTTVSGAAIVGFLIMGLVGVPLSPYIGILSYMILPGVFVCGLLLIPLGGWVDRRRRRRMDSSEPAHIDLDFNSPRIRKLFAIVVVLTLANFGIISAVSYEGMVYMESVEFCGLACHSVMSPEFTAHQNSPHANVKCVDCHIGPGLPSLVHAKVNGLNQVYGVLTGTYDRPIPTPVHNLSDAELTCGECHNPEEDLGDVLRVTTDYTADDANTPLSSVLMMHIGGRGSQQKGIHSWHLSPGREVSYYASDDKRETIPYVKVAEEDGTVTEYFADAEFDPATVDPRKMREMDCTDCHNRATHQFEMPGPALNAAMKAGRIDVALPGIKTAGMAALEGAATAEDGVAFIAGNVKEFYGANHTDAVADKGAQIDAAIAEIQAIYTRNIYPQMGITWGTYPDQKGHTQFNGCFRCHDDGHASKDGGRMITQDCTICHNVLSWQEENPEILGTLGIQ is encoded by the coding sequence ATGGCCAAAGCGGAAAAAGGTTGGATCGGGGCGCTGACCCACTTGATCTGGCGCAACTGGATCACCCTCTTCGGCAGCAGCCTTACCACGGTCAGTGGCGCGGCCATTGTCGGCTTCCTGATCATGGGGCTCGTGGGCGTGCCCCTTTCGCCGTATATCGGCATTCTGTCCTATATGATCCTGCCGGGGGTATTTGTCTGCGGCCTTCTGCTGATCCCCCTTGGCGGGTGGGTGGACCGGCGCCGCCGCAGGAGAATGGATTCTTCCGAACCGGCCCACATCGATCTTGATTTTAACAGCCCGCGCATTCGCAAGCTTTTTGCCATCGTGGTGGTGCTCACGCTGGCCAACTTCGGCATTATTTCGGCCGTGAGCTATGAGGGCATGGTGTACATGGAGTCGGTGGAATTCTGCGGCCTGGCCTGTCACAGCGTCATGTCCCCCGAATTCACGGCGCACCAGAATTCGCCCCACGCGAACGTGAAGTGCGTGGACTGTCACATCGGCCCGGGACTGCCTTCGCTTGTGCACGCGAAGGTGAACGGTCTGAATCAGGTTTACGGTGTTCTCACGGGCACCTATGACCGGCCAATTCCCACGCCGGTGCACAATCTGTCCGACGCGGAGCTTACCTGCGGCGAATGCCACAACCCTGAAGAGGACCTGGGCGACGTCCTCCGGGTCACCACCGACTACACCGCGGACGACGCGAATACGCCCCTCAGTTCCGTGCTGATGATGCACATCGGCGGGCGCGGTTCCCAGCAGAAGGGGATCCATAGCTGGCATCTGAGCCCCGGCCGGGAGGTTTCTTATTATGCTTCCGACGACAAGCGCGAGACTATCCCGTATGTAAAGGTGGCGGAGGAGGACGGCACGGTGACGGAGTATTTCGCCGATGCCGAGTTTGACCCCGCGACCGTCGACCCCAGGAAAATGCGCGAAATGGACTGTACCGACTGCCACAACCGCGCCACCCATCAGTTTGAGATGCCGGGTCCCGCGCTGAACGCGGCCATGAAGGCGGGCCGTATCGACGTTGCGCTGCCCGGCATCAAGACGGCCGGCATGGCGGCGCTGGAAGGCGCGGCGACGGCGGAAGACGGTGTCGCATTTATCGCCGGCAACGTGAAGGAATTCTATGGGGCGAACCACACGGACGCCGTGGCGGACAAGGGAGCGCAGATCGACGCGGCCATCGCCGAAATCCAGGCTATTTACACCCGGAACATTTACCCCCAGATGGGTATCACCTGGGGCACCTATCCCGATCAAAAAGGGCATACCCAGTTCAACGGCTGCTTCCGCTGCCATGACGACGGCCACGCAAGCAAAGATGGCGGGCGCATGATCACGCAGGACTGCACAATCTGCCACAATGTGCTGTCCTGGCAGGAAGAGAATCCAGAGATTCTGGGGACCCTCGGAATTCAGTAG